The Anas platyrhynchos isolate ZD024472 breed Pekin duck chromosome Z, IASCAAS_PekinDuck_T2T, whole genome shotgun sequence genome includes a window with the following:
- the LOC113840164 gene encoding interferon-like: MPGPSAPPPPAIYSALALLLLLTPPANAFSCSPLRLHDSAFAWDSLQLLRNMAPSPTQPCPQQHAPCSFPDTLLDTNDTQQAAHTALHLLQHLFDTLSSPSTPAHWLHTARHDLLNQLQHHIHHLERCFPADAARLHRRGPRNLHLSINKYFGCIQHFLQNHTYSPCAWDHVRLEAHACFQHIHRLTRTLR; the protein is encoded by the coding sequence ATGCCTGGGCCAtcagccccaccaccaccagccaTCTACAGCGCCCtggccctcctgctcctcctcacgCCTCCCGCCAACgccttctcctgcagccccctgcgcCTCCACGACAGCGCCTTCGCCTGGGacagcctccagctcctccgcAACatggctcccagccccacacagccctgcccgCAGCAACACGCGCCTTGCTCCTTCCCGGACACCCTCCTGGACACCAACGACACGCAGCAAGCCGCACACACcgccctccacctcctccaacACCTCTTCGACaccctcagcagccccagcacccccgcGCACTGGCTCCACACCGCACGCCACGACCTCCTCAACCAGCTTCAGCACCACATCCACCACCTCGAGCGCTGCTTCCCAGCCGATGCCGCGCGCCTCCACAGGCGAGGGCCCCGCAACCTTCACCTCAGCATCAACAAGTACTTCGGCTGCATCCAACACTTCCTCCAGAACCACACCTACAGCCCCTGCGCATGGGACCACGTCCGCCTCGAGGCTCACGCCTGCTTCCAGCACATCCACCGCCTCACCCGCACCTTGCGCTAA